Below is a genomic region from Rhododendron vialii isolate Sample 1 chromosome 5a, ASM3025357v1.
GTAAGTGGAAGTGTGGTAGCTGTTGGCAGAAGAAGGGGCAGAGGAATTGGGCCTATTGCATCTACTGCAAGTGAAAATGTGGGAGCTGCTAAAAGAAAGGCAGTTAACCAACTACAACAGAAGCAGGTATACTAATGCCTAATGCCTATTAGTTATGCAATTAATTTACTATACTAATGCCTATGACTTATGTAGTAAttgattgtttattttgttaggCTTCTAAGAGATTGAGAAATGTTGGTGAAGGTTGGTTTTCTAGTCAACAATCCAGTAATCTACCTCGTATTTCCTCGCAAGCCTCAAATAATCCTACAAAATGACTAGTAGATATATATGCCTTGTGATAGTTTTTGGGACTATTTTTTGCTAATGCAAGCTACATTTATTTTGGTAATGCCTTAGCTTAGCTTGTCCTGTTTGTTAATTCCTTGTGAATGGCTAATGGCATCAGACATTTATTTTGGTAATGCCTTGGTGTAAGGCTTATGACTTGATGAATGTAATGCCTTTGTGTAAGGCTTATGGCTTGATTTTTGTAATGCCTTAGCTTAGCTTTGCTTAGCTTatcctttttgttaatgccttGCGAATGGCTAATGGCATGAGACATTTATTTTGATACTTTTGGTAATGTCTTAGTTTAAGGCTTATGACTTCATGTTTGTAATGCCTTTGTGCAAGGCCACTGGATTCTAATTTTGGTAATGGCAGTGTACAAAGCTTATTTGCTTTGATGATATATTGTAATGCATTTGCTTATCATTTGTTGGGGATTTTCAGGTGAATCTATAATAATAGAAAAAGAGTGACTGTTAGTAAGCCATTTATGTTAATACAAACCACATGAGTGGTAACACAAGTTTACCATAATACAAAGCACATATTTCATTGCATTAGGGTGATTACATCTTCCACAAGTTCATGGCAGGTACAACATCCCACCATAGGTGTGTTTCTAATTAGCCAACCAAACTACCAAAAGTACACCTATAACTATCATGCCCAACACATTGCATTTCCACAtcacttcatttttcttcttcaattcatTGTTAATTCGCATTAGCTTGtccatcttcttcatcatcttttccAGGTCCTTTTCCATAACTTCATTCAGCTTCTCCAGcttgtcttcctttttttttagctctttgatttttcttgcaagtGTCCACCATAATCTAGTCCTCTATGGCAAGTAGGAAGATCAACCCATATGAAAAATTTGCATGCATTTGTCTCTTATAAATCCATTAAAAATCAGAAATTTAGGataaatatttcacaaaaattaaggcaaagatttcagagaaaagagaaattagGGGGAAAATTGGATTGTTGTAGCCATAACCCACCTCGTAGTTGATACACCCCAAGAATTTCTTTCCAGGGTTGGCATATGTATTTGAAGTCCTCAAGGGGGCTTTTTCTCCACAACCACAATACGCATCAACCCAGTTGGAGTTGTAGCTGTTACTGCAGCTGTTGTTGCTGCGGCTATGGTGGCTGCTCTTGCTGTTCTTGCCAGCTTCCATGGCTGctggggagggagagagagagagagagagttactgAGGTTTGAAAGGGCAAGAAGCATCTGTATATTGGTGTTAAAGGGTATTTTCGTCAAAAAAAGCTTAAAATTGGTGACACGTGTTCTTGCAACAAACGGAATGGGTCACTTGGGTAACGGAAGGGGGCCAACTGGGTAACGGTTATATATGAGGGGGTAAGTATGGTCTTTTTAAAATGTTAGGGGATGTTCGTGTCCAAACTGTATAGATGAAGGGGTCTCCGTTTAATTTCACCTTTTTGATACTTGTCCTTTGTTGACACTCCATGTGTAAGCATAAGGTGTATTGAATCttacgggtttttttttttcctttttttgtcctttatataataaaaaatatagttaaaaaataagtgtttcaattttcaatctatttgaaccggtgcaaagatgttatttttctgatcgtttcatcctaaatggtcataataaatttttggcttaaGGCCTTTGCGGACATCCTAAGAGAgctctaaaactaaataaggagtcttaggatgctcgttgaaaggcttttgagccaaaaatttactacgaccatttgggatgaaataatcagaaaataacatctttgcaccggttcgaacggattgaaaattgaaacacttatttttacactgtttatatatattaaaaaatatagttaaaaattaagtatgtCAAttttatagttaaaaaatatagttgaaacacaaagtcctccttttatagcctccagaaataagatttttggcacacaaatcaacatttttggATTGATCGCTGCCTTATCTTGGCACACGAATCAACATTTTTGATACTTGTCCTTTGTTCACACTCCAGGTGTAAGCATGAGGCGTAATGAATccgactattttttttcccctttttcgtcctttatatattaaaaaatatctgttttaatttttaatccgtttgaatcggtgcaaagatgttatttttctaataatttcatcttaaatggttgtagtaaattttttgctctaaggcctttcaatggacaccctaagagagtcatgaaattaaataataagtcttagagtgctcgttgaaaggtcttagagcaaaaaattattatggccatttagaataaaatgatcaaaaaaatacgattttCACCCCGGttcaactgaattgaaaattggagtacttaattttgaactatattttttaatatagaaagagtgtatttatagaaattaaataaataagataaaagtaattaaataaagaaaggaaTTAAAGGGTGGAGGTAGTTTAAAGAGGGGGGTAATCCGGGAAACGGGTGtggggtcgggtcgggtcgagGTGGACAAGGGAGAGCAATTTGCATGTCTTGGGTATGGAATAGCGTTTCTCCACTCAAGCTAACAGAGAGTGCGAAGTACTTGCGGCTTGTGTTGCATAAATACTGCTCCTACTAGTAAATGAGTACATTGATTACGCAAACCATGGTTTCATATTCCAATAGGATTCTATGGAGAGGTCCATAATTGTAAAATGACTGTTCTAACCATGTCTGGAGTAGTCATTACCGTGACATCGTCACATAGAGTCCAACACTAGGAACCGGAAGCCGTACTTGAGGCAAGGCATGAGCCACTCTTCAGATTGTGACTTCTTGTGCCTTTTGAAAATATAATGGGTCTTCAATCACGTGCTATCGTTGaagtgctatttttttttttggtgctataGATCATATGAGTATTACAAATATTGTAACGCGcataattttgggaacgttaaataaacaatttcattgaaaaattaaatagtgtctggctcattattacaacataatccCCATGATTACACAAAAggagggaaactaaggttcctaactacagctctatCTGCTCTTTCATTCTAGCCAGCTCATCGGCttcaaaagcttccaaggtgtagagttcactcTGTTCATTTAtaaggtctgacatattataccagcgtcgccaccaatataatatgtcagggtcaccaaaggtaacaccgtgaggtacaaaagctcaatagaacaatcCATACCTACTAACCCTTAATTTATAAGCAGAAGATCATAATTTgacaatttccacatagtacttgcatatctaacaaatagttaataatgacacatccacatttaatacccaaactaacgttggtgttcatgatttttctgtgtttctcctacgggacttctcgtagaccgtgtcaccatttttataccaaatcaacatttccaaaatcatttttaatacactcaacctcggttccaccgtatCGGTCTctcaagtatcctcacaatggttccgccgcaccgagtttccattggcacacaaaaacattgaatttggcattggttcctctccacagataaccaatccacaattcaaaactctcgattccgccgctccagattctcaagtatcctcacaatggtttcaccgctctgggttcccatgtgggttttcgaaaaatcATTAAACTAATTGTGTTGGCTcatctccgcggataaccaaaccacaattcatccctcggttccgccgctcagggttcccgagtataccacaatggttccaccgctccgggtttccattggttttttttttttcgaaaatactttacacacacactcctcacaatgggctatcaagtccggccacattgcagttttcaaaacatttctcttttgcaaatcacatcattctattaaccacaccctaggtgtcatgtttctactttcttgatttttgtgtctcgttttcatgcaacgactttGCGGTAGAACTTTTTACATacaaaatcataaatcattcattgttattttgaaactaaactagcaagatcatccaattctatattacgaatcatgctcaaatcaccacttgaagcataacgccacatgtacggacgcctttggaatgaagatcacttatgctttacaacaggacaaataatacaagcaattcaagtatacatgctcataatcatcctaaagatcaaaatacgaatacttctatcaaatggtaaagtcttatctttcaaaaaccgttctttcttcctttgtgaaaaattcaaaacaacatatgtttatcagagtaaaagtcgattattccaacatgctcatacttccatttgcgaaaataagtttgttaactatcatacatttcaaaccttatagGTGATGGATAacttatatacttaaagaaaacgGTTATGGTtattatacttagagataataAGGACGGAAgatctacattatacttagaaCTAGAGAGTAAggatattctacatatacttagagataatgagGACGGAGAaatctacattatacttagaactagagagtaaggacattctacatatacttagagataatgagGACGGAGaaatctaccattcttcttggcggtaagGCGGCTATGGAAAGTCAGTCGGCTATCaaacggagtaacttcctacggtaagcttccggtagcttcgaaagagaaaggtttctctcgaaactagattttaactaaactactaaactttttggatcgaaagggtggtcgagtagtggtttggtggcggtctatgatgagtttcttgaagaacttaggagtAAAGGAAGAACTTTAAGaataaagtaagaacaaaaaaaattctagagagagaagttgaaaggtttgaaggtgtgagttgaatggcaagtgagggatcctatttatagcaaagcattggctccctctctctctacaatggccggccctctctctctatatctctcatGGATTTGTTCTATGGACTTGTCCAATCAAGCCTTCCAAGCATGCCATGActtgtctttttcattttaggcttaaggctataaaagACAAGTAGGATCTTAAGCTTTTTAGGCAAATtctaaataattatagtttaggAATGGATTGTCATGTGGTAATTAGGCTTAAAGGCTAAAAAGGTGTAAGAAAGCATAGCTTTCTAGGATAAAGTaggcacatgcacacacacttctctctctctctctctctctctcttcctttttcccATGTGtccatataaatatatataatgtgtgtgtgtgtgtgtgtgtataagaCCAAGAAAGTATAATGACTATGGTTAAGGCTAAGTGGTATGCTTAGGGCTGTAAATaaactgagccattcgcgaactgttcgaggctcggttcggtaagagctcgtttgagttcgattcgtctactaaacgaactgaacctgaacctcaattctaagctcgttccgtaaatgagccgaacctgagcctaacggtatttggctcggttaggttcgcgaacctatacttaaatttaattaataattcaataggggtctatttgtaaatgtaaaattttttaaggttgtatatataattcaatacttatttttcttccaaaaattctatacgatcaatgagagagtttgggttcgcttgagtttaatgagctgagccgaatcaaacctgagtcttgacgagctcaattcgagcatagattcggctcagctcgattcatttgagtttaacgagccaaactcgagccaaaatgttcaagttcgagccgaatccgagccagactagtatcttaacgaacccaaccgagccgaacccgagccttgaaaaatttaaacgagccgaactcgagccaagttgttcaggctcgaatcgaactcgagccaaacccgagccgaactcataccttaacgaacccaagccgaacttaacaggtttcggctcgattcggttcgtttagaGCTCTAGGTATGCTATTGGCTAATGGATAACAATTTCCTAGAAAGTATAACTAGGCATGCTTAAAAAAATAGGCTAGTATGTattgcatgcatgacaagtcTAGGTTTactacttttgaaaaaaaatgattactatccaaagtttaaaaattaataaaaaaaaattcaaatatttaaacgagaatttttttttttactaaaaaaaattggagttgttaCAAATATATTATAAGCATTATCTAGAGTGTAAGATGATTAAAGAGATACGCACTGATTTTATGGCTAAACGTACCGAGTTGAGAGCTATGTATCGTATTAGAGGTGCATcgcaagattttttttaaacaatagaAACatttagaaagctgacttcaagacctcgaaatcgatatataatttgcatattttcgattttggccgaagaagttatgaccgtttgaagttatgaatgtttgaatttcagttagtttgagggggttaagtgccaaaaaaaaaattagaggggggtaagtgtatgcgagggttagttagaggggggtaactataatttaccCTAAGTGGTATTTAGAGAAGGCTTTGTTAAGAGTTACAAGTAACTCCAAAAGTTAAAGCTGTGAGAAAATTGATTCTAACAATCAAGCTATTCAAAATCATTCCTCTTGTGCAATTCCATCTTGAACGTGGATATGAAAAACGTTTATAGGTAGGGCAAAACAGAAAAGTGGAGTAGCCAGAAATGTGTATTAGTAGGAGCACTATGTCACAAGAACTTCGAAGATAGCCAAGCTCCGACAACAACCCCACACTCACGAGTTAATGATGCGAAGTTGGCTTGCGTCTTGCGGTGTGAGAAATGAAGGGAAGCTTTAGGCTTGTGTAGAGTGTTATTTTGTGTAGAAATTACTCAAATTTGCATAGGCCATCTTGGATTTTTTACTTTGAGAGATAGCAATAAAACATCCATTGCCGGCTTGATTTTTACactattcaagaaaaaattagttAATTCCTATATCTGTTACTAATTGATCGAATAACACATGTCTTGCTTTGAAATtatggtttagattttagacAAAAAGATTTGTAGAATTTGCTCAAGCATTTATGAATGGGCAATTCATATGTCTTTGCCGAGGATTGATCAAAAGATTAAAACTtataaaataaacagtttagaTTACTTGGATGAGACCCGATATAAATGCCAAATAACTAATTTTCATCCTACTTTTCAGTTGCTCAGAATTGCTTCCATTTGATTGCATGTAAGTATATAGTATGTAGCTAATGAACATTACTAGGACTCTGGTGTTGCGAGACGAATTAGTAAAGCAAACGTAGAAGGAAGCAGAACGTACATACTAGATAGACTGCATTTTCTGCAATAACTTCACGGTAACTTCTCAACTACTATACTTCTCACTTTCCAGGTCCTTTAGATAGCttaggagaagaagaagaaagccaAAGAGGAAGAATCCCCCAAACGAACTTCCCGACGGGGGTAGGTCCGGGCCCGCCATCATCCAGTTTGGGCGTGATCGCGAGTCCTGCAATTCAGCTAAGCATCACAAATTCACAAGTCTTTTGAATCACGTATAAAGTTCGAGGAGACCGTGGCATTTCTCCttcttaataaataaaaaaaacccaagctGATGCCTGACGGTAAGTGTATGCACGTTAGCCTGACTTCATTCGAAACATTCGGTACAATTCTCGATATCGTGTACAAAAGTTGATGTTGGAACCAAACACATCATTAACTCCGTGAAAGGTTGAAACTCCGTACTCTTGTACCAACAAAATCTATGAACAGTTATTTGATTTTACAACGGTTATCCTTCTCCAACATAGCAGCTTCTTTCTTTCATCAAGCAATTAGATTGTCCATATATCACAATTAGTgccgtaaacgagccgagctgagcttTTGCCGAGCTCGAGCCTTAACAAGCTGAGCTTTCAGCAGCATTCTTATAAGGGTAATAACATGGTCAAAAGCATATCATACCCCCTCTTCTTTATCTGTATTTTGATTTTAACACTACTCtgctcccaaaaaaaattcagcataaATAATCTAAACATTTTCCACAGTCCTACTACTTCCACATTCCATACATAATACACACATTAGAATCCAGAATCTATTATCCAAAAGAAAAGTGACTCCCAAACAGTCTCGGATCGACGGATTCATACACTTGTTTCAGACATAGAGAAACCAAATCCTTCCAaagtctctcttttttcctttcattggCACTACAAATAGATCACAAAAATACATTATGGACACAGCAACGTGTGATTAAATACtacaaatacattttttttttaaaaaggcaaaatgaaaagaacaaagaaaagaaaagaaatcagtTGCTTCTAAAGACCTTCAACTCCCTGCAAATAATGTACACACAAATAACACCCATCTTTCACCTCCTTGATCTTTTCTTTGGCTGTCTTGAAGCCCCAGCCTCTTTATCACCACCTCCTCCTTCCCTACTCCGTTTGCCAGATACTGCCGCAGGCGTAGAAGGTGGTGGTGCCGCCGCTCTTTTGGGCCGCCCGACGTTTCTATTTGCGGGGCTCCCTtgctccttctccttctccttcgcTTGTCTCCCCGCTCCTGAACCCCTCCTCGAAGTCACCACCTGTTCTTTCTTCCCATCGCCACCCTTGCCATTGCCGCCACTTCTCTTCTGCTCACCACCCCCTCCTCTGGTATTCATGCCGGAACTAATTCCTGAGCTGTTCAGTGTACCTAGCAATGTCGAGCCGTTATTATGTGTGGTGGTCGAGCTTCGCTTCATTCTGCTCAAGAAATTAGCTGCACTTCTCTTCTTCGCACCACCTGATACAGTGGTTGGGGCAGCAGCGTTTTTCTCACTTCTAGGCTCTGAGTGTTCACTGGGAAGGGGTTCTGAATTCTTGCTAGGGTTTGGACTGGCTCGATTCTTGCCATTCTTCTTCGAGCTTCTTGAAGTAGCTGAAGCAAATCTGTCACTTTTCCTCTTCTTTGTAACCCGATTATTTTCTTCAGCATTATTTTCCGATGATTTCTTGTTAGGTTGCTTCCAATCCAGAATTGGTTTTTCTACGGCTTTTGGCTCCCTCTTTCTATCGGCTCCTCCAGAATTGGATGATCCAATCAGTGCTTTTGCAGCAATTGAGCTGCGCTTGCGGCAAACTATCATTGGGCCTGATatcatttttggttttggtaGCAAAGAATCAGATGATGGTTCGGGCTCCGGTTTTGAGGAAAGGACTAGTTGGGATGGAGTAGGAGTTTGTTCTTCGGCTGAAGAATCGAACTTCAGATTTGTTTGGGTCATCTCTTTGGAAACAAGCTGCCGAAGCTCGATGGCAGCTGCAGATTCCCTAGACTCTTTGCTGAAGAAGAGGATGGCGTTGTTGAAGAGAAGCAGCAGATCGCGAAAGAACTTGCTATTGAAACTTGAGTACCATCCTTCTTTGAGCCTTGTTTGAATACTTTCGAGATCCACATGTTGCCGAATCAAGTCCTTGTACTCTGGGGTTTCCTGCAAGGTTGAGAGCAATTCATCAAAGTGATTTATGCTTCAAGTAAAACCACCATAAATCACATCAAATATATTCTGGTGACACCATGTTGAGTGATTTGGATTAAGATTTGTAAATAGGCCAACAATTGGGAACAAACCAAACATGCAGACACCGAAAGTCCAAAGACCTCGCCAAAAGGCAACCAAATCGGGTTGCCTTGCTCCTAAAAATGGACCAGAGTCCCACGCTCTTGAATACAAACAGTTACAGTTAAGGAAAATTGCCCGTGACGTTTGAAACACAATTCCATACAGCATAGAAAACACAAACTCCACTATCCTAGCAAATACACAAACATAGTTACCAACACCAAAATGTGTGTACCAAATGGAATACGAGAACCAAGATTTTCAGCACACATATTTGGAGACATTAAATGACTGTTCCGGAGTATCCATACGTGGTGAATTCTTTCCCATATACAACATGCATGACCTACCAAGACACGTCATAGGACGGGTCATTATCTGGGTAGTACCAAAGCTTCATTCTATTGGAAAGCGGACAACTTTGTGAATGATAAACACCCAACAAAtattagaaatacaaaaatgaaaaaccatAAAGTCGATTGAAAACCTTTACAGTTTACACAGAGAAAGGTCTAGAGCAGAGAATAAAGAATTGCCACCAAAAGAGCAGATAAAAGAAAATCCAactgtttcttgtttttttctttggcaagatttcattaagaaaaacaaacacCAAACAGCAGGGACAACTGTTTTGCCCCATAAAGTAGTCTTTCGATGGTACTGGCAGCAAACATAATAATTCAATGACAATTTACTAGGTTCTATTCTAGAGCATATAATCAACTCAAAAGCACCCCGCTGGCGAACAACGGGTTTATGATCtccaaaattagttgaggtgcgcataAACTAGGCAAGAGACgtggttataaaaaaatcaactcataagcAGACAACAACATGCGGGCCGAGGTTCCCACAGCACTATATGTGGAGCAACTCGCGGTTCGTTGGTGAATTCCTCGAGATTGTTCGCTCAAATACCATAACTAAAATACGAGAAACTTTTTGGTATAACCGGTATATAAACCATTTGGTATCCCcccttcacaaaaaaaattgacacttggCAAAGTGTAATTTTAAGGACTTCAACTGTAATTATTTTTTCCCATCCTCCCCAATTCATATTGGCGCGCTAAAACATCTGTTTTTGGTTTCCGCACAAATGCCACAAAAAgcaaacacccccccccccccaaacaggtttgaagggtttatttttttaattgtaattTGGTAAAGTATAAATTATAAATTATGAGGACTtaaaccattccaaaaaaataaaaggtccGCAGTAAAATTTAACACTAGTAAAATTCCAGTTGAAAGCacaaagattaaacaaaaactacaatagccaaagattaaacaaaaactacaaCCACTATATcgtttcttgcaaaaaaaagacATTCCGTAGATATCTTGCTTGTTTCATTTTTGCGGTGGTAGCATTTTCACACCCATTAGCACTAATTCTTGACTCAACTATGGTATTGCATCTTCCTCAACTAGCAATCTCATAAAGCTGAAACGGGGAGAATTAAACTTCGGATTTGAAGAAGAAGCCTACATAGCATCGATAAACTCCTATTAAAATGTTGAGATTTTGAAACTCCGTGTGccaaagataatagattaaatgagtatttaaaaaaataaaccattgAAATGTGCTGTTACCCGTtggtaaactgattttttttttttttttatgtggatCCGGAGATGAAAAATAATGGATGAGAAGAAAGTAAAGATGTTAGCAGAGATGTACAGAGGAGTAGTTTGTGTAGGAAAATGAGTGGTTTGTGCGGGAAGAGGAGTAAATTGTGTGGAAATTACAGTTGAAGGCCTTAAAATTACACTTTGCCAAGTGTCAGATTTTTTGTGAAGGGGATACCAAATGGTTTATATACCGGTTATACAAAACAGTTTCTCCTAAAGTACCCACAACCTAACTAAaatatctataaaaaaaaaaaattaatcgagaCAATTTATAATGGTGTtgctattttgaaaaaaatccacTAGTGAATGCCTAACTAAAATACCAATACCATTAGGAATTTGCTCCACGGGGGTAGATGCACATTTTAAACCTGCGACCTAAACAAAAACCAggtcagaaatttttttttgaataataaaataatttcttctGCATACCTGCCGCTCGAGCCGCCGCTCAAAGACCGAGCCGAGCTTGTGAGAGTAAACAATCTCGAGGAACTCCACCAACGAACGCGATTCTACAGAAGCTCGTTCGACGGTGCGCGATTGATCCACGTCCTCGGGTTCATCACCACCGCTAACACAACCTGACCGCACCTTATCATCGCCCAactcctcctccttcctcgaTTTGCTCGCTGAACTCTGCACGTCGCTACTAAACTCCTTCGCCGCCGCGGCGCCATTCGACTCGGCCACCGATTCCCCCAACTCGGCCGAGTCACCCCGTCCTCCATCCGGTTCATCCTTCACCGATTCCCTCACCTGTTCCTCCTCCTGTTTCTCTATACTGTTAGAACTCCCGTTACACGAGTTCTCCCCCACCGGCTTCGCCAAACCAGCTCCACCATCCGGTTCACCTTCTCCGGTTCGAACCGGTTCCGGTTCTGCACCACCACCGTCTTTCCCCGTCTTGTTTGGATCCGTCGAATTCGACTCGTTCACGGACCCGTCATCTCCGCCGGAGACCGGTCCACCGGCCACCGATTCCGGCGAGACTTTTCCGTGTtcatcttctctttctctctctacagtCTTCTCCGGATCCGACTTCTCTCCGCCTTTCGATTTCTCGTCCTCTTCTTCTCGCTCCTCTTTCAACCTCTTCACCGTCAGTTGCAACGACCTGAACAAACAATCAAATCAACACATCCACTCCAAACCTTCAGATCTAGAATAAACTAGTAGATTTGTTCTGTTCATTACACGATGGAGGCATCGTAGCGTTCGACTTCGCGCCTGAGCTCGGCGACGCGGAGTTTCCTCAACTCGTCGAGCCAAGGGACGGCGTCGGCGGCCTTAACGGCGTCGTCGTCTGGGGGGCTGTAGCGTTGTTTGAGGTCGCGGTATTTTTGCTTGCAGTGGGAGGGGGTGAGGTGGAGGAGGGAGGAAGGGGTGGAGCTCCGCTTCTGTATCTCGACGGCGACGGAGTCCCAGTTGTCGGTGCCGTGGCGGTGTACGGCGCAGGACAGGAGGAGCTCCTTCCACGTCCCCCACGGCGCCGAGCCGTCTGGTTCTGTGATGTTCTCTGCCGTTTCGTTTGGTTTGTCCATGAAAATGGTAACGTGATTACAGTGGTCTCTGCAATTCgtccattttgtttttaaaaaaacactaGGGCTCTCTGTCTCTGTGTATCGTCGGCTCGGCTTGGATGGAAGAAGGCACACCGGGTCGCGACACAGTGAGCACGCAACTGGTGTGGAAGATGGCTCGTCCCTTTTTGTATTTGAGGCCCCTTTCTTTTAAAAGTTAAATTACATATTAATGTTTAAATTAATTGTTCATTTCGACAGGAGTACTGTAAAAATTAATATTGGAACCAAaagtaatggaaaaaaaaaagttcaccaAAGAATAATGCCAAACATCGATTCAcgttttttgatttctctcattGAGATTAATCATACCTTGTTTCGTTAACTAAAATAAAcgcttattttttgaattaaacatGATATTTTATGAGAGAATAATCTGTCTCGAAAAACAAATAATAAGTActtgagaaataaaaaatttgatggaACGGAGTTTGAATGATctcaaaaattatgatg
It encodes:
- the LOC131327807 gene encoding uncharacterized protein LOC131327807 codes for the protein MEAGKNSKSSHHSRSNNSCSNSYNSNWVDAYCGCGEKAPLRTSNTYANPGKKFLGCINYERTRLWWTLARKIKELKKKEDKLEKLNEVMEKDLEKMMKKMDKLMRINNELKKKNEVMWKCNVLGMIVIGVLLVVWLAN
- the LOC131325235 gene encoding uncharacterized protein LOC131325235; this translates as MDKPNETAENITEPDGSAPWGTWKELLLSCAVHRHGTDNWDSVAVEIQKRSSTPSSLLHLTPSHCKQKYRDLKQRYSPPDDDAVKAADAVPWLDELRKLRVAELRREVERYDASIVSLQLTVKRLKEEREEEDEKSKGGEKSDPEKTVEREREDEHGKVSPESVAGGPVSGGDDGSVNESNSTDPNKTGKDGGGAEPEPVRTGEGEPDGGAGLAKPVGENSCNGSSNSIEKQEEEQVRESVKDEPDGGRGDSAELGESVAESNGAAAAKEFSSDVQSSASKSRKEEELGDDKVRSGCVSGGDEPEDVDQSRTVERASVESRSLVEFLEIVYSHKLGSVFERRLERQETPEYKDLIRQHVDLESIQTRLKEGWYSSFNSKFFRDLLLLFNNAILFFSKESRESAAAIELRQLVSKEMTQTNLKFDSSAEEQTPTPSQLVLSSKPEPEPSSDSLLPKPKMISGPMIVCRKRSSIAAKALIGSSNSGGADRKREPKAVEKPILDWKQPNKKSSENNAEENNRVTKKRKSDRFASATSRSSKKNGKNRASPNPSKNSEPLPSEHSEPRSEKNAAAPTTVSGGAKKRSAANFLSRMKRSSTTTHNNGSTLLGTLNSSGISSGMNTRGGGGEQKRSGGNGKGGDGKKEQVVTSRRGSGAGRQAKEKEKEQGSPANRNVGRPKRAAAPPPSTPAAVSGKRSREGGGGDKEAGASRQPKKRSRR